A region from the Desulfoglaeba alkanexedens ALDC genome encodes:
- a CDS encoding TIGR02757 family protein, with the protein MEQVLPVSATLRELLDAIYERFNRWECVAPDPVEFVHRYEDRRDRELVALVASSLAFGRVRQIHASVQAALDRLGPSPWETVCGSERRELERRFDGFVHRFCSGVQLASLLSGARRVMEDFGSLESCFAFHMRRHPGSPVSALQDFVAGLGASGAGCGMLLAAPKKGSACKRLHLFLRWMVRRDEVDPGGWTVLSPAELTVPLDTHMYRIGRFLGFTRRNQADGCAAREVTRGFRGIRPEDPVRYDFALAKFAMTEGAALRKLLEPHLRSLPAVGAPLPPAHLSRVLSDTTT; encoded by the coding sequence CCCGATCCCGTGGAGTTCGTGCATCGGTACGAAGATCGCCGAGACCGCGAACTGGTGGCGCTTGTGGCGTCGAGCCTGGCGTTCGGGCGCGTCCGCCAGATTCACGCAAGCGTTCAGGCGGCTTTGGACCGCCTGGGGCCCTCGCCCTGGGAAACGGTTTGCGGAAGCGAACGCCGTGAGTTGGAAAGGCGGTTCGACGGGTTTGTGCACCGCTTCTGTTCCGGAGTCCAGCTGGCTTCGCTCCTGAGCGGGGCTCGGCGGGTGATGGAGGATTTTGGTTCACTGGAATCCTGCTTCGCGTTCCATATGCGGCGCCACCCGGGGTCACCGGTTTCGGCCCTCCAGGATTTCGTCGCCGGCCTGGGGGCCTCCGGAGCCGGCTGCGGCATGCTGCTGGCTGCTCCGAAAAAAGGCAGCGCCTGCAAGCGTCTTCACCTGTTCCTTCGATGGATGGTACGGCGCGACGAGGTGGATCCCGGCGGCTGGACGGTGCTTTCGCCTGCCGAACTCACCGTTCCGCTCGACACGCACATGTATCGCATCGGCCGGTTCCTCGGCTTCACGCGGCGAAATCAGGCGGACGGCTGCGCGGCGCGGGAGGTCACCCGTGGCTTTCGCGGCATCCGCCCCGAGGATCCCGTGCGCTATGATTTTGCGCTGGCGAAATTCGCCATGACCGAAGGAGCGGCCCTTCGGAAACTTTTGGAACCTCACCTTCGAAGCCTACCTGCCGTTGGCGCTCCTTTACCTCCTGCTCACTTATCCCGTGTCCTATCTGACACAACTACTTGA
- a CDS encoding HDOD domain-containing protein — protein MADERFSKGADDRSRRFMGCDYWIRVIAGREMPVFAATVRRVAAVTSRVWSSSGEAARVIGMDPVMTARVIRMANSAYYNPGLRSVGVLSRAVAVIGFDALRQLCRATEVVEQVCEGFRRRQIEREAARSFLGAVFAQRLAESRYEEYPEEVFTAALLSRLGQIGFWCACRGSMLAEMEAACAAGVPPDVAEKAVLGFSLKEVTLKLAIDWNLGELLQRTLRTWEHPDVRGQCITSGANLVAVLRLGWESPQVVGLLEKLAEFVNLPHESMLRLVRGASEHARRAARDAGMPWAADIPVPGGEKAPAEEAVQASEPPTVEGHGETVVETSPVLDVNEPSVHLQINLLNEIGAILTWDADRRKVLDLAFEAVLKGVGMDRVFFARLSSDGLFLEITRSAGWRGRRPDGMIIGVQGKPNVFGRVLDVAHGLWVRPDMVESGAMELEAEAKALFETPSFFLMPIVSRGVAHGLMGADRGPSGRDLDAEAFEQFKVFCYQVALAFALGGP, from the coding sequence ATGGCCGATGAAAGGTTTTCGAAAGGGGCCGATGATCGTTCGCGCCGTTTCATGGGGTGCGATTACTGGATCCGAGTGATCGCCGGGCGAGAGATGCCGGTTTTTGCCGCCACGGTGAGGCGGGTCGCGGCCGTTACGTCCCGGGTCTGGAGTTCCTCTGGTGAGGCGGCGCGGGTGATCGGCATGGACCCGGTGATGACTGCTCGGGTGATCCGCATGGCCAACAGCGCCTATTACAACCCGGGGCTCCGAAGCGTGGGGGTGTTGAGCCGGGCTGTGGCCGTCATCGGCTTCGACGCCCTGCGGCAGTTGTGCCGGGCAACGGAGGTGGTGGAACAGGTTTGCGAAGGGTTCCGGCGCCGGCAAATCGAGCGGGAGGCGGCCCGATCTTTTCTGGGGGCCGTGTTCGCTCAGCGATTGGCGGAAAGCCGGTACGAAGAATATCCGGAAGAGGTCTTCACGGCGGCGTTGCTCAGCCGGTTGGGACAGATCGGATTCTGGTGCGCCTGCCGGGGTTCCATGCTGGCCGAGATGGAAGCGGCGTGTGCGGCCGGGGTCCCGCCGGATGTGGCCGAAAAGGCCGTCCTGGGTTTCTCCTTGAAAGAAGTCACTTTGAAGCTGGCCATCGACTGGAACCTGGGGGAATTGCTGCAGCGGACGCTCAGAACCTGGGAACACCCCGACGTGCGGGGACAATGCATCACTTCCGGAGCCAATCTGGTGGCGGTGTTGAGGCTGGGCTGGGAGTCCCCTCAGGTGGTTGGCCTGCTGGAAAAGCTTGCCGAATTCGTGAACCTCCCTCATGAATCCATGCTGCGGCTGGTGCGGGGGGCTTCCGAGCATGCGCGGCGGGCGGCTCGGGATGCGGGCATGCCGTGGGCGGCGGATATCCCCGTTCCGGGCGGTGAAAAGGCACCGGCCGAGGAAGCGGTGCAGGCTTCCGAGCCGCCGACCGTGGAGGGGCACGGTGAAACCGTCGTGGAGACTTCGCCGGTATTGGACGTGAACGAACCGAGTGTTCACCTGCAGATCAACCTGCTGAACGAGATTGGGGCGATCCTGACCTGGGACGCCGACCGCCGGAAAGTCCTCGACCTTGCGTTTGAAGCCGTTCTGAAGGGTGTGGGGATGGACCGGGTCTTTTTTGCGAGACTTTCTTCGGACGGGCTGTTTCTGGAGATCACCCGGTCGGCGGGGTGGCGGGGAAGACGGCCGGACGGGATGATCATAGGGGTTCAGGGAAAACCGAATGTTTTCGGTCGGGTTCTCGACGTGGCCCACGGCTTGTGGGTGCGGCCCGACATGGTGGAAAGCGGAGCGATGGAGCTGGAAGCTGAAGCCAAGGCGCTGTTTGAAACCCCATCGTTTTTCCTGATGCCTATCGTTTCGAGAGGGGTGGCGCACGGCCTCATGGGTGCCGACAGAGGCCCCAGCGGAAGGGACCTGGACGCTGAGGCGTTCGAGCAGTTCAAGGTTTTCTGTTACCAGGTGGCTTTGGCGTTCGCGCTGGGAGGGCCATAA
- a CDS encoding ferredoxin-thioredoxin reductase catalytic domain-containing protein — MTPQKLYETLKPIQEQKGYFFNKDENMTFQLLEGLIVNKERYGYMACPCRLASGDREKDRDIICPCVYRVPDVEEYGSCYCGLYVSKEWNEGKIPHVYVPERRPPEKLL, encoded by the coding sequence ATGACGCCCCAGAAACTCTACGAGACACTGAAGCCGATCCAGGAACAGAAGGGATACTTCTTCAACAAGGACGAGAATATGACCTTCCAGTTGCTGGAAGGCCTGATCGTCAACAAGGAGCGCTACGGGTACATGGCGTGCCCATGTCGGCTGGCTTCCGGCGACCGGGAGAAGGACCGGGACATCATCTGCCCCTGCGTGTACCGGGTGCCGGACGTGGAGGAATACGGCAGCTGCTACTGCGGGCTGTACGTTTCCAAGGAATGGAACGAGGGGAAGATCCCGCACGTCTACGTCCCCGAAAGGCGGCCGCCGGAAAAACTTCTGTGA
- a CDS encoding permease — translation METASWESKLELGNKVDGGASKQGAKLNRGIAYAGGDLVEDIGGWLFLGIVLAGFISAAVPADFFDRLAGSEPISQVLMLLAGIPLYICATASTPLAGAFILKGLSPGAALALLLSGPTTNMATRVLLWRLMGPRVVAVYLAAIAGCSLFFGWAVNRVYELGGFEMILRLAEGEEDTEHPLKVVSALVLVGLVVYNESKKRARMWKL, via the coding sequence TTGGAAACGGCCTCATGGGAATCGAAGCTGGAGCTTGGGAACAAGGTGGATGGTGGAGCTTCGAAACAAGGTGCAAAACTGAATCGGGGAATCGCCTATGCCGGGGGCGACCTGGTGGAAGACATCGGCGGCTGGCTCTTTCTGGGGATCGTCCTGGCGGGTTTCATCTCGGCCGCAGTTCCTGCGGATTTCTTCGATCGACTGGCGGGGAGCGAGCCGATTTCACAGGTTCTCATGCTCCTGGCCGGTATTCCCCTTTACATCTGCGCCACTGCATCGACGCCGCTGGCTGGAGCGTTTATCCTCAAGGGACTTTCCCCGGGGGCCGCCCTGGCGCTTCTCCTTTCGGGCCCCACGACGAACATGGCGACCCGGGTGCTCTTGTGGCGGCTGATGGGGCCCCGAGTGGTGGCCGTGTACCTGGCGGCCATCGCCGGGTGCTCGCTGTTTTTCGGATGGGCCGTCAACCGAGTGTACGAACTGGGCGGTTTCGAGATGATTCTCCGTTTGGCGGAAGGGGAGGAAGACACCGAACATCCGCTGAAGGTGGTTTCCGCGCTCGTGCTGGTGGGACTCGTCGTGTACAATGAATCCAAAAAGCGGGCGAGGATGTGGAAGTTATGA
- a CDS encoding glutaredoxin family protein, with the protein MPKNVKVYALSTCVHCRNAREFLDRRGIAYECVEVDKLEGDERKEMLDEVKRHNANCTFPTILIGERVIVGFQREEIEEALKS; encoded by the coding sequence ATGCCCAAAAACGTGAAAGTGTATGCACTGAGTACCTGTGTCCATTGTCGCAATGCCAGGGAATTTCTAGACCGGCGCGGCATCGCCTACGAGTGTGTCGAAGTCGACAAGCTGGAAGGGGACGAACGCAAGGAGATGCTCGACGAAGTCAAGAGGCACAATGCCAATTGCACCTTCCCCACCATCCTCATCGGCGAACGGGTCATAGTCGGTTTCCAAAGGGAGGAGATCGAGGAGGCTCTGAAATCATGA